CGTCGTCGATCGCTCGGATGCCTACGGTCGCACCCGGCAGCAGTCGGTCGCCGCGGACGAGAGTCCCGTCGACGTCGAGGATCACCGCCTCGTAGCGCGTCATGGCCGGCACCTGGCGCGCGAGCGTGTTGAGCCTTCGGGTCTCGGTGTTCGCGCTGGCGCGAGATGGCTGTACCAATCCTTATTCACACCCCGGCCGTACCATCGGCCATGACACTCGAGGTCGAGCCCCCGGATCCGCCCGAACTCTCCTACGTCGACCCCAACGAGTACGAGGACGCGACCGTCGTCGGCGAACCCGACGACATCGACTACCGCCGCGAGGAACTCCAGGCGTTCCTCGAGGAGGGCGCCTGGAAGGAGGCTTTCGACGCTTGGCGCGAGGACGCCGACCTCGAGCCACGAGCGTTCGAGATCGCGACCGACCTCGGCCTGTTCGCCCAGTTCGACTTCTTCTGGGACGACTTCGCCGACCGCGTCGGCTACCACGCGCCGGGCATTCCCGAGGACTGGCAGGAGACGGAGTATCACCCAGCACTCGATTCCTGGGGCACCGTCTCCTCGATCAACGCCGAACTCACGGAGTTCGGGCAACTGGTCTGTGAGATCCTCAAGGACGACTACATCGACTGGGAAGCCGAGTACGAGCCGCCGGAGGACCTACCGGACTTCTAGACGCTCGAGTCGGCCACTCACAGGTCCGAGAAACACCGAGAAACAGACCGCGAGGAACAGCGACCCGGGATCTACGGAAACCGCGCCAGAAACGTCAGGAAGACGTCAGCGGAGTTCGGGCGCGACCTCCTCACCCAACCGATAGATGCACTCGCGCATGGCCTCGGTGTCGGTACCTGGATGGTACGTCCGGAAGATCACGTGGACGTCGTCGCCCAGCACCTCCCGATGCGTCTCGAGTTCCTCGGTGACCTGCTCCGGCGTGCCGAAGATCGCCTGCTCTTTCAGTTCCTGCTTGCGCTCTGCGGGGAGTTCCTCAACCGATTCGCCCGAGAAAATCTCGGCGTACCGTCGCTGAATATAGAGGTACCCGTCTCGCATGGTCTCCCAGGCCGCCTCGCGGGAGTCGCCGACGAAGCCGTGCTTGATGACGTAGATGCCGAAGTCGTCGTCCAGTCCTTCCTCCTCGCGTACGTTTCGAATGTCCTGGACGCGCTTCTCGAGGCCCCGGAGCGAGAGCGACGAGGGCGCACACCAGGCGTCGGCGGTGCGCGCGGCCCGCCTGACGGCTGGTTTGGCCTTTCCGCCGAGCATAATCGGCACGTCGCCGCCCGGTTTTGGCGTGACGGTCACGTCGGGGGAGACGTCGTGAAATTGCGCGTCGTACTCGAGCGGGCCTTCGGACCAGGCAGCCCGACACAGGCCGACCTGGTCGGCCAGGCGCTCGACCCGTTCCTCGCGGGGGATGCCGAAGGCGTCGAACTCCCGAGGATTGGAGCCGATGGCGAGTCCGAGGGTCATCCGCCCGCCGGAGAGCAGGTCGACGGTCGCGGCGTCCTCCGCGAGGCGCACGCCGTCGTACAGCGGCGCGAGGGCGATGCAGGTCCCGATTTCAATGTCCTCGGTCGCGGCGGCGAGCGCACCAAGGGTTGGCATCGTTGCCGAGAGGTAGCCGTCCTCGGCGAAGTGGTGTTCGGAGACCCACGCGCTGTCGAGGCCGGCGTCGTCGATTGCCCGGCCAAGCTCGAGGACCTCGTCGTAGAGCTCGCTCATCGAGCGGTCGTCGTCCGGCCGCTGTTGGCACGTGAACAGCCCGGTGCCGAGTTGCATGGTGGAAAAATTGCACGAGGGAGGTAAAGTCGTTTCTACACGACGGCGTCTATTCACGACGTAGGACGCTCGACGCTCGACGCACGACGGACAAATGGTGATCGACGACTACTCGTGACCGACCCTGTCGTGGAAGGACGCATCGCCCGCTCGAGCCAGCGTGCGCGCGACGCGAATCGGCTCCGGGCGGCCGCCTTCCGGCGTAAACGTCTGGACGAACGACGCGGCCCGGTCGGCGTCGAGACCAGCCGTTCGAACGTAGACGGTCTCTGCTCCGTCCGAATCCGCCCCGTCCGAACCCATCTCGTCCGAACCCATCTCGTCCGAATCCATCTCGTCCGAATCCATCTCGTCCGAATCCGCCCCGTCCGAAGTCATCTCGCTCTCGAGGCGAACCGATCGCCTCGGCGGGAGCGACCGATACCGCTCGAGGCGCATCTCGAGTGCCTCGCCGGAAAACGCCTCACGGAGGCCCGGTTCGAGGCCGTCGCTCTCCTCGAAAGTGACCGCGACGACGGGAACGCCCGTCCGATCGTAAATCGCCTCCAGGTCGAGCAGGTTGTACCAGGCGGGAGCGACCGCGCCGACGAAACAGACGCGAACGTCCGGACGCTCGAGACCGGTGACGAGTGAGACGATCGCATCAGTCGCGTCGAGGCCACCGACGGTACACCGGTCGAAAATCGCGCCATCGAGCACGCGGTCGGCGCGGACGACAACCCCGGCGAGCGTGCTCTCGTCGGCCCCAGGAC
This region of Natronosalvus halobius genomic DNA includes:
- a CDS encoding DUF99 family protein encodes the protein MKPGTRALGIAESYRPGADESTLAGVVVRADRVLDGAIFDRCTVGGLDATDAIVSLVTGLERPDVRVCFVGAVAPAWYNLLDLEAIYDRTGVPVVAVTFEESDGLEPGLREAFSGEALEMRLERYRSLPPRRSVRLESEMTSDGADSDEMDSDEMDSDEMGSDEMGSDGADSDGAETVYVRTAGLDADRAASFVQTFTPEGGRPEPIRVARTLARAGDASFHDRVGHE
- a CDS encoding LLM class flavin-dependent oxidoreductase, whose protein sequence is MQLGTGLFTCQQRPDDDRSMSELYDEVLELGRAIDDAGLDSAWVSEHHFAEDGYLSATMPTLGALAAATEDIEIGTCIALAPLYDGVRLAEDAATVDLLSGGRMTLGLAIGSNPREFDAFGIPREERVERLADQVGLCRAAWSEGPLEYDAQFHDVSPDVTVTPKPGGDVPIMLGGKAKPAVRRAARTADAWCAPSSLSLRGLEKRVQDIRNVREEEGLDDDFGIYVIKHGFVGDSREAAWETMRDGYLYIQRRYAEIFSGESVEELPAERKQELKEQAIFGTPEQVTEELETHREVLGDDVHVIFRTYHPGTDTEAMRECIYRLGEEVAPELR